TCGTTCGCGTTTGGTACGGGGTCTACGCGGCACAAGAGCCGGACCTGTTGGGCCGCTTGGCGGCTCTCGATGTGTTCATGGGGGGGCACGCCGTCGCGTGTCTGGGCACCGCCGCCGCGTTGTATGGATTCGACACGGAAAACACCGTCGCTATCCATATGCTCGATCCCGGAGTAAGGATGCGGCCCACGGTCGGTCTGATGGTCCACCAACGCGTCGGTGCCCGGCTCCAACGGGTGTCAGGTCGTCTCGCGACCGCGCCCGCATGGACTGCCGTGGAGGTCGCACGACAGTTGCGCCGCCCGCGGGCGCTGGCCACCCTCGACGCCGCACTACGGTCAATGCGCTGCGCTCGCAGTGAAATTGAAAACGCCGTTGCTGAGCAGCGAGGCCGCCGAGGCATCGTCGCGGCGCGCGAACTCTTACCCTTCGCCGACGGACGCGCGGAATCGGCCATGGAGAGCGAGGCTCGGCTCGTCATGATCGACCACGGGCTGCCGTTGCCCGAACTTCAATACCCGATACACGGCCACGGTGGTGAAATGTGGCGAGTCGACTTCGCCTGGCCCGACATGCGTCTCGCGGCCGAATACGAAAGCATCGAGTGGCACGCGGGACCGGCGGAGATGCTGCGCGACAAGACACGCTGGGCCAAGCTCCAAGAGCTCGGGTGGACGATTGTCCCGATTGTCGTCGACGATGTCAGACGCGAACCCGGCCGCCTGGCGGCCCGCATCGCCCGCCACCTCGACCGCGCGCGTATGGCCGGCTGACCGCTGGTGAGCAGACGCAGAGTCGCACTGCGGCCGGCGCAGTGCGACTCTGCGTCTGCTCGCGCTCAACGGCTGAGGAACTCCTTAGCCACGGCGACTACGCGCTCGCGATCCCGTGGCACCAGACCGATCCGGGTCCGGCGGTCGAGGATATCGTCCACATCCAGCGCCCCCTCATGGGTCACCGCGTATTCGAACTCCGCCCGGGTCACGTCGATGCCGTCGGCGACCGGCTCGGTGGGCCGCTCACATGTGGCGGCGGCAGCGACGTTGGCCGCCTCGGCCCCGTACCGCGCCACCAGCGACTCGGGCAATCCGGCGCCCGATCCGGGGGCCGGCCCAGGGTTCGCCGGTGCGCCGATCAGCGGCAGGTTGCGAGTGCGGCACTTCGCGGCTCGCAGGTGTCGCAGCGTGATGGCGCGATTCAGCACATCCTCTGCCATGTAGCGGTATTCCGTCAGCTTGCCGCCGACCACACTGATCACGCCCGACGGCGATTCAAAAACAGCGTGGTCACGCGAAACGTCGGCGGTGCGGCCCTGGACACCAGCACCGCCGGTGTCGATTAGCGGCCGCAATCCCGCATAGGCACCGATGACATCCTTGGTGCCGACCGCCGTCCCCAATGCGGTGTTCACCGTATCCAGCAGGAACGTGATCTCTTCCGAAGACGGTTGTGGCACATCGGGAATCGGGCCGGGTGCGTCTTCGTCGGTCAGCCCGAGATAGATCCGGCCCAGCTGCTCGGGCATGGCGAACACGAAGCGGTTCAGCTCACCGGGGATCGGAATGGTCAGCGCGGCAGTCGGATTGGCAAACGACTTCGCGTCGAAGACCAGATGTGTGCCGCGGCTGGGGCGTAGCCTCAGGGACGGGTCGATCTCACCCGCCCACACGCCCGCCGCGTTGATGACGGCACGCGCCGACAGCGCGAACGACTGCCGGGTGCGCCGGTCGGTCAACTCCACCGAAGTGCCGGTGACATTCGACGCGCCCACGTAAGTGAGGATGCGGGCGCCGTGCTGGGCCGCGGTGCGCGCGACGGCCATGACCAGCCGGGCGTCGTCGATCAATTGCCCGTCGTACGCGAGCAGACCACCGTCGAGGCCGTCCCGCCGAACGGTGGGAGCAATCTCCACCACCCGTGACGCCGGGATTCGGCGCGATCGGGGCAACGTCGCCGCCGGCGTACCCGCTAGCACCCGCAAAGCGTCGCCGGCCAGGAAACCGGCACGCACCAACGCCCGCTTGGTGTGACCCATCGACGGCAACAACGGGACCAGTTGCGGCATGGCATGCACGAGATGAGGAGCGTTGCGTGTCATCAGGATTCCGCGTTCGACGGCGCTGCGCCGGGCGATGCCCACGTTGCCGCTGGCCAGATAGCGCAGACCGCCGTGCACCAACTTCGAGCTCCAGCGGCTGGTGCCGAACGCCAGATCATGCTTTTCCACCAAGGCCACCGTCAGACCGCGGGTGGCAGCATCTAAGGCAATGCCAACACCGGTAATGCCGCCGCCTATCACGATGACGTCGAGTGCGCCACCGTCGGCCAGTGCGGTCAGGTCGGCGGAGCGACGCGCCGCGTTGAGTGCAGCCGAGTGGGGCATCAGCACAAATATCCGTTCAGTGCGTGGGTAAGTTCGGTGGCCAGCGCGGCGGAATCGAGGATCGAATCGACGATGTCCGCGGACTGGATGGTCGACTGGGCGATCAGCAACACCATGGTCGCCAGTCGACGAGCGTCGCCGGAGCGCACACTGCCCGACCGCTGCGCCACTGTCAGCCGGGCGGCCAACCCCTCGATCAGGACCTGCTGGCTGGTGCCGAGGCGCTCGGTGATGTACACCCTGGCCAGCTCCGAGTGCATGACCGACATGATCAGATCGTCACCCCGCAACCGGTCGGCCACCGCGACAATCTGCTTTACCAACGCTTCCCGGTCGTCCCCGTCGAGGGGCACCTCCCGCAGCACGTCGGCGATATGGCTGGTCAGCATGGACGCCATGATCGACCGGGTGTCCGGCCAGCGACGGTATACGGTCGGGCGGCTCACGCCCGCGCGCCGGGCGATCTCGGCAAGTGTCACCCGGTCCACGCCGTAATCGACGACGCAGCTCGCCGCTGCCCGCAGGATACGACCACCGGTATCCGCGCGGTCATTACTCATTGACAGCATGTGTAATACTGTAACGCGTGACTCACCGCGAGGAACTCCTTCCACCGATGAAATGGGACGCGTGGGGAGATCCCGCCGCGGCCAAGCCACTTTCTGATGGCGTCCGGTCGTTGCTGAAGCAGGTTGTGGGCCTAGCGGACTCGGAGCAGCCCGAACTCGACCCCGCGCAGGTGCAGCTGCGCCCGTCCGCCCTGTCGGGGGCAGACCACGATGCGCTGGCGCGCATCGTCGGCACCGAGTATTTCCGCACCGCCGATCGCGACCGGCTGCTGCACGCCGGCGGCAAGTCCACCCCAGACCTGCTGCGGCGCAAAGACACCGGTGTCCAGGATGCGCCCGACGCGGTGTTGCTGCCCGGCGGCCCCAACGGGGGAGGACGCCGTCGCCGACATCTTGCACTACTGCTCCGACCACGGCATTGCCGTGGTCCCGTTTGGTGGCGGCACCAGCGTCGTTGGTGGGCTTGACCCCGTTCGCAACGACTTTCGCGCGGTGATCTCCCTGGATATGCGGCGCTTCGACCGGCTGCACCGGATCGATGAGGTGTCCGGCGAGGCCGAACTGGAGGCCGGTGTCACCGGGCCGGAAGCCGAACGTCTGCTCGGCGAACATGGCTTCTCGCTCGGGCACTTCCCGCAGAGCTTCGAGTTCGCCACCATCGGGGGGTTCGCGGCCACCCGCTCGTCAGGCCAGGACTCGGCTGGCTATGGCCGGTTCAACGACATGATTCTTGGGCTGCGCATGATCACTCCGGTGGGGGTGCTGGATCTGGGTCGAGTGCCGGCGTCGGCGGCCGGCCCGGACCTGCGCCAGCTGGCGATCGGCTCCGAAGGCGTCTTCGGCGTCATCACCCGGGTGCGGCTGCGGGTGCACCGGATTCCGGAATCGACGCGTTACGAGGCGTGGTCGTTTCCCGATTTCGCGACCGGGGTTGCGGCGCTGCGCACCATCACCCAAACCGGCACCGGCCCCACCGTCGTTCGGCTCTCTGACGAGGCCGAAACCGGCGTCAACCTCGCCACCACCGAGGCGATCGGGGAAACCCAAATCACCGGCGGCTGTTTGGGGATCACCGTGTTCGAGGGCACCCAGGAACACACCGAGAGCAGGCACGCCGAGACGCGCGCGTTGCTGGCGGCCCGAGGCGGCACCTCGTTGGGCGAAGGACCGGCGCGGGCCTGGGAACGCGGCAGGTTCGCCGCGCCGTATCTGCGTGACTCCCTGTTGGCCGCGGGAGCGCTCTGCGAGACCCTCGAGACCGCCACGGTGTGGTCCAACACCCCCGTGCTGAAGGCCGCCGTGACCGAAGCGCTCACCACCTCGCTGGCCGCATCGGGTACACCGGCGCTGGTGATGTGCCACGTGTCGCACGTGTATCCCACCGGCGCGTCGTTGTACTTCACCGTTGTCGCCGGGCAGCGAGGCGATCCGATCGAGCAGTGGCTGGCCGCCAAGAAGGCGGCGTCGGATGCGATCATGGCCACCGGAGGAACGATCACGCACCACCATGCGGTTGGTTCCGACCACCGCCCCTGGATGCGCGCGGAGGTGGGTGATCTGGGCGTGACATTGTTGCGCACGATCAAGGCGACGCTGGATCCGGCCGGAATTCTCAACCCTGGCAAGCTGATTCCATGAGCGCCGGGCAGCTGCGCCGGCATGAGATCGGCAAGGTCACCGCGCTGACCAATCCCCTGTCAGGCCATGGCGCCGCCGTAAAGGCTGCACACGGCGCGATCGCCCGGCTGAAGCATCGGGGGGTGGACGTCGTCGAGATCGTCGGCGGGGACGCCCACGACGCACGCCATCTGCTCGCCGCGGCAGTCGCAAAAGGCACTGACGCGGTGATGGTGACCGGCGGTGACGGAGTCGTCTCCAACGCGCTACAGGTCTTGGCGGGCACCGACATTCCGTTAGGAATCATTCCGGCCGGCACTGGTAACGACCACGCACGCGAATTCGGGCTTCCCACAAAGAATCCCAAGGCAGCCGCAGATATCGTTGTTGACGGCTGGACGGAAACCATTGACCTGGGCCGGATTCAAGACGACAACGGTATCGAAAAGTGGTTCGGTACCGTGGCGGCTACCGGATTCGACTCCCTGGTCAACGATCGCGCCAACCGAATGCGCTGGCCACACGGGCGGATGCGCTATTACATCGCGATGCTCGCCGAACTGTCGCGGCTGCGGCCGTTGCCGTTCCGGCTGGTGCTCGACGGCACCGAAGAGATCGTCGCCGACCTCACACTTGCCGACTTCGGCAATACCCGCAGCTACGGCGGCGGATTATTGATCTGCCCCAACGCCGACCACTCGGACGGCCTGCTCGACATCACCATGGCCCAGTCGGATTCCCGTACCAAGTTGCTCCGCCTGTTCCCCACCATTTTCAAAGGCGCCCATGTCGAGCTTGACGAGGTGAGCACCACACGAGCCAAGACAGTCCACGTCGAGTGCCCCGGTATCAACGTCTATGCCGACGGCGACTTCGCCTGCCCGTTACCAGCCGAGATCTCCGCGGTGCCGGCCGCCCTTCAGGTTCTTCGCCCCCGCCACGGATAAGCGGGTGGTAACGACTCGGTCGTAAAGCGCGACATCCTTCCAAACCCGCTGTACGGGAGGAACAGATGTCCGGACACCGCAAGAAGGCAATGCTCGCCTTGGCGGCTGCGTCGCTGGCAGCGACGCTGGCCCCGAACGCAGTCGCGGCCGCAGAACCGTCGTGGAACGGGCAGTACCTCGTGACGTTGTCTGCCAACGCGAAAACCGGCACCAGCATGGCGGCCAACCGGCCAGAGTATCCACACAAAGCGAACTACACGTTCAGCTCGCGCTGCGCGTCCGATGTCTGCATTGCCACCGTGGTCGACGCTCCGCCACCAAAAAACGAGTTCATCCCGCGGCCAATCGAATACACCTGGAATGGGACTCAATGGGTACGGGAGATCAGCTGGCAATGGGACTGCCTGCTACCCGACGGCACAATCGAATATGCCCCAGCCAAATCGATCACGGCCTACACGCCCGGTCAGTACGGAATCCTCACCGGCGTCTTTCATACCGATATCGCCAGCGGCACGTGTAAAGGCAATGTCGACATGCCAGTGTCGGCCAAACCGATCGTTGGCTGACGTTGCCAGCCCTGCCGAGCATGGGCGGCACATCACGCAAACGCATGGACGACCAGCACAGCCCCGAATGCGGCGATAACGGCGTTGCCGGCAAGGACTGTCA
Above is a window of Mycobacterium tuberculosis H37Rv DNA encoding:
- the glpD1 gene encoding glycerol-3-phosphate dehydrogenase → MLMPHSAALNAARRSADLTALADGGALDVIVIGGGITGVGIALDAATRGLTVALVEKHDLAFGTSRWSSKLVHGGLRYLASGNVGIARRSAVERGILMTRNAPHLVHAMPQLVPLLPSMGHTKRALVRAGFLAGDALRVLAGTPAATLPRSRRIPASRVVEIAPTVRRDGLDGGLLAYDGQLIDDARLVMAVARTAAQHGARILTYVGASNVTGTSVELTDRRTRQSFALSARAVINAAGVWAGEIDPSLRLRPSRGTHLVFDAKSFANPTAALTIPIPGELNRFVFAMPEQLGRIYLGLTDEDAPGPIPDVPQPSSEEITFLLDTVNTALGTAVGTKDVIGAYAGLRPLIDTGGAGVQGRTADVSRDHAVFESPSGVISVVGGKLTEYRYMAEDVLNRAITLRHLRAAKCRTRNLPLIGAPANPGPAPGSGAGLPESLVARYGAEAANVAAAATCERPTEPVADGIDVTRAEFEYAVTHEGALDVDDILDRRTRIGLVPRDRERVVAVAKEFLSR
- a CDS encoding HTH-type transcriptional regulator, which produces MLSMSNDRADTGGRILRAAASCVVDYGVDRVTLAEIARRAGVSRPTVYRRWPDTRSIMASMLTSHIADVLREVPLDGDDREALVKQIVAVADRLRGDDLIMSVMHSELARVYITERLGTSQQVLIEGLAARLTVAQRSGSVRSGDARRLATMVLLIAQSTIQSADIVDSILDSAALATELTHALNGYLC
- a CDS encoding flavoprotein, encoding MRWRASSAPSISAPPIATGCCTPAASPPQTCCGAKTPVSRMRPTRCCCPAAPTGEDAVADILHYCSDHGIAVVPFGGGTSVVGGLDPVRNDFRAVISLDMRRFDRLHRIDEVSGEAELEAGVTGPEAERLLGEHGFSLGHFPQSFEFATIGGFAATRSSGQDSAGYGRFNDMILGLRMITPVGVLDLGRVPASAAGPDLRQLAIGSEGVFGVITRVRLRVHRIPESTRYEAWSFPDFATGVAALRTITQTGTGPTVVRLSDEAETGVNLATTEAIGETQITGGCLGITVFEGTQEHTESRHAETRALLAARGGTSLGEGPARAWERGRFAAPYLRDSLLAAGALCETLETATVWSNTPVLKAAVTEALTTSLAASGTPALVMCHVSHVYPTGASLYFTVVAGQRGDPIEQWLAAKKAASDAIMATGGTITHHHAVGSDHRPWMRAEVGDLGVTLLRTIKATLDPAGILNPGKLIP
- a CDS encoding diacylglycerol kinase, translating into MSAGQLRRHEIGKVTALTNPLSGHGAAVKAAHGAIARLKHRGVDVVEIVGGDAHDARHLLAAAVAKGTDAVMVTGGDGVVSNALQVLAGTDIPLGIIPAGTGNDHAREFGLPTKNPKAAADIVVDGWTETIDLGRIQDDNGIEKWFGTVAATGFDSLVNDRANRMRWPHGRMRYYIAMLAELSRLRPLPFRLVLDGTEEIVADLTLADFGNTRSYGGGLLICPNADHSDGLLDITMAQSDSRTKLLRLFPTIFKGAHVELDEVSTTRAKTVHVECPGINVYADGDFACPLPAEISAVPAALQVLRPRHG